From Longimicrobiaceae bacterium, a single genomic window includes:
- a CDS encoding alpha/beta fold hydrolase, producing the protein MSAETGRAARLADTAAAWAGTRRVDVEGCRVRYRDAGSGSTLVLVHGLGVSADYWYRNGPPLAAAGLRVLAPDLPGFGRTEGPDGGLPIRAQAAALRAWASAMELGPAVYVGHSLSCQAVLELAV; encoded by the coding sequence GTGAGCGCGGAGACGGGCCGGGCGGCGCGTCTGGCGGACACGGCCGCGGCGTGGGCGGGGACGCGGCGGGTGGACGTGGAGGGATGCCGCGTCCGCTACCGCGACGCCGGGAGCGGCTCGACGCTGGTGCTGGTGCACGGCCTGGGCGTCTCGGCCGACTACTGGTACCGCAACGGCCCGCCGCTGGCCGCCGCGGGGCTCCGGGTGCTGGCGCCGGACCTCCCGGGCTTCGGGCGCACGGAGGGTCCCGACGGCGGGCTCCCCATCCGCGCGCAGGCGGCGGCGCTGCGCGCCTGGGCCTCGGCGATGGAGCTGGGCCCGGCGGTGTACGTGGGCCACTCCCTCTCCTGCCAGGCCGTGCTGGAGCTGGCCGTGC